The Sinorhizobium alkalisoli genomic interval TCAACTGGATCATCGCGGCGCTCGTCTTCCTGATGGGCGTCACGATCCGCCACTGGTTCAACACGACCCATGCGCGCAAGGGCACGCCGACCTGGACCTGGCTCGCCACCGTGCTTCTCTTCATCCTCATCATCTGGCTTTCGACGGTCCCGAAAGTCTTGACCGGCGAAGAACGAGCCGAAGCCGCGCCGGCCTTTGGCCGCTTTGCCGACAACGCGCATTTTCCGGCAGTGAAGGAGGCGATCGCCACCCGCTGCAGCATGTGCCACGCGGCCGAGCCCGTCTATGAGGGCATCGCTCGCCCCCCGAACGGGGTCACCTTCGGGAGCGACGGCGAGATTGCCGCGCGCGCACGCGAAATCTATATCCAGGCCGGGCGCAGCCATGCGATGCCGCCCGGCAACATAACCGACATGACGGCGAAGGAACGTGGCCTGGTCACAGCCTGGTTCGAAAGCGCCGTCGGGGAGACACGATGACACCCGCCCTCATTCGCGGCCGCACCCTGAGCTTCAACCGAGCACCGCAAAGCATCGACGACAGCGCCGCCTATGCTTACGAAAGCGATGGCGCCCTGCTGATCGAGAACGGGCTGATCAAGGCCGCCGGCACCTACACGGCGGTCAAGGCGGCGGCACCGGAAGGGGTGGAGGAGATCGACCACAGACCGCACCTCATCGTGCCGGGCCTGATCGACACGCACCTGCACTTTCCGCAGATGCAGGTCCTCGCCTCCTATGCGGCCAACCTGCTCGAATGGCTGAACACCTATACGTTTCCCGAGGAGTGCCGCTTCGTCGAGACGGCGCATGCCGAGCGTATCGCCGGGCACTTCTTCGACGAGATGGCCCGCCACGGTACGACGACGGCGACTGCCTATTGCTCCGTGCACAAGGCGTCCGCGGATGCCTTCTTTGCCGAGAGTCTTAGGCGCGGGACGTGCATGGTCGCCGGCAAGGTGATGATGGACCGCAACGCTCCGCAGGGCCTCCTCGATACCCCGGAGACAAGTTATGACGAGACACGCGCCGTCATTGCCAACTGGCACGGCAAGGGCCGCAACCACGTCGCCATCACACCGCGTTTCGCCATCACCTCGACGCCGGAGCAGATGGAAGTCGCGCGATCGCTCCTCAGCGAATTCCCGCACCTGCACGTGCAGACGCATCTTTCCGAGAACCGCGACGAGATCGCCTACACATGCGAGCTCTTTCCGGAAGCGCAGGACTATACCGACGTCTATGCCCGCTACGACCTGCTCGGGCGAAAGAGCCTCTTCGGCCACTGCATCCACCTCTCCGAGCGCGAGGCCGATGCGATGAGTGAAAGCGGCTCCGTCGCCGTCTTCTGCCCGACATCGAACCTCTTCCTCGGCTCCGGCCTTTTTCCATTGCGCGTGCTGACAAGGCGCGGAAAGCCGGTGCGCGTCTCGGTCGCCACCGACATCGGCGGCGGCACCAGCTACTCGATGCTGAAGACGCTCGACGAGGCC includes:
- the guaD gene encoding guanine deaminase, with the translated sequence MTPALIRGRTLSFNRAPQSIDDSAAYAYESDGALLIENGLIKAAGTYTAVKAAAPEGVEEIDHRPHLIVPGLIDTHLHFPQMQVLASYAANLLEWLNTYTFPEECRFVETAHAERIAGHFFDEMARHGTTTATAYCSVHKASADAFFAESLRRGTCMVAGKVMMDRNAPQGLLDTPETSYDETRAVIANWHGKGRNHVAITPRFAITSTPEQMEVARSLLSEFPHLHVQTHLSENRDEIAYTCELFPEAQDYTDVYARYDLLGRKSLFGHCIHLSEREADAMSESGSVAVFCPTSNLFLGSGLFPLRVLTRRGKPVRVSVATDIGGGTSYSMLKTLDEAYKILQLQGERLNPFETFYMMTRGNAEALSLTDRIGTLEPGTDADLTVLNMAATPPMALRAEVVNSLADELFLLQTMGDDRAVAETYVGGRPAKSPLDAIQAD